In Erigeron canadensis isolate Cc75 chromosome 1, C_canadensis_v1, whole genome shotgun sequence, a single window of DNA contains:
- the LOC122579861 gene encoding cyclin-dependent kinase B2-2 — MESTKTAMEAFEKLEKVGEGTYGKVYKAREKATGKIVALKKTKLTEDEEGVPPTTLREISILRMLSRDPHVVKLMDVKQGVNKEGKTVLYLVFEYMETDLKKFIRSFRQTGEHIPSNVVKSLMYQLCKGVAFCHAHGVLHRDLKPHNLLMDRKTLMLKIADLGLARAFTLPIKKYTHEILTLWYRAPEVLLGATHYSTAVDMWSVGCIFAELITKTALFAGDSELQQLLHIFRLLGTPDEKIWPGVSKLKDWHEYPQWKPKLISTSVPNLDDDGLNLLSQLLEYEPSKRISAKKAMEHPYFDDLDKTHL, encoded by the exons ATGGAATCAACAAAAACCGCAATGGAAGCATTCGAGAAACTCGAAAAAGTCGGTGAAGGAACATACGGCAAAGTCTACAAAGCAAGAGAAAAAGCCACTGGCAAAATCGTTGCTCTCAAGAAAACAAAACTTACTGAAGACGAAGAAGGCGTCCCCCCTACTACGCTTCGTGAGATCTCGATCTTGCGTATGCTTTCTCGTGATCCTCATGTCGTTAA ACTGATGGATGTGAAACAAGGAGTTAATAAAGAGGGTAAGACAGTTCTGTATTTGGTTTTCGAGTATATGGAAACCGATCTGAAGAAATTTATCAGATCGTTTCGTCAAACTGGTGAACACATTCCATCCAACGTAGTCAAG AGCTTGATGTATCAGCTTTGTAAAGGTGTTGCTTTCTGTCACGCCCATGGTGTATTGCATAG GGATCTTAAGCCACATAATCTTTTGATGGATAGGAAGACATTGATGCTTAAGATAGCAGATCTTGGGCTTGCCCGAGCGTTTACCTTACCAATTAAAAAGTACACTCATGAG ATTCTGACCCTTTGGTACAGGGCTCCTGAGGTCCTTTTGGGTGCTACCCATTACTCAACAGCTGTTGACATGTGGTCTGTTGGCTGCATTTTTG ctGAATTGATCACCAAGACTGCTCTTTTTGCTGGCGATTCTGAGCTTCAACAGTTGCTTCATATTTTCAG GTTATTGGGTACTCCCGATGAGAAAATCTGGCCAGGAGTGAGCAAGCTGAAGGACTGGCATGAGTATCCCCAATGGAAACCTAAGCTCATTTCAACATCTGTCCCAAATCTTGATGACGATGGCCTCAATCTCCTTTCG CAACTGTTGGAGTATGAACCATCAAAACGGATATCAGCTAAGAAAGCAATGGAACATCCATATTTTGATGATCTCGACAAGACCCATCTTTGA
- the LOC122607632 gene encoding AT-rich interactive domain-containing protein 6-like, with product MDQKDVEMEDAGKILEDEVVDGKECLKKDELAGKDAGDSPKQIGLGQEEEEYVSTISTEEIKTDVSEQNLPLDTPQDSEKEVISTGDEIVRDTNEATATADDDMINDSKDDITETADDDCKNDVTNLGDDDKLDSKNDATDMADDDKLDRKNDITETADDDCKNDVTNLGDDDKLDDGKNGATVTPDDDKIHDHKNNATEKVSDVKIDDSKNSVTEVGDDDKIDKGKNDGTEMGDDDKIDDSKNDATEKGDNDKVYERKSDAIVMAGDDKNDATELGDDDKIDDSKIDATMAADDDKVDDSTNNATEIGHDAKVDGSKTDVTDMDEDRHMMEETDYDSSMKLPESNNVGDNAGDEKHQELPTPNALVNYSPSKVEYHSAKTPKSELEYTKIDEGYESGTAEEQETFMREVEAFYRAKGIEFKPPKFYGQHLNCLKLWRSVIKLGGYDRVTGSKWWRQVGEAFHPPKTCTTVSWTFRIFYEKALLEFERHKVQTGEVELPLAIAYPESPAVEIETNGHLTPGSGSGRARRDAASRAMQGWHSQRLLGLGEEKNSQKRDKSFKSLGSLKQKRPSEVEHSVKAARTETSRQVVTTVADIGPPASWVKVNVRETKDCFEVYALVPGLLREEVRVQSDPAGRLVITGQPEQLDNPWGITAFKKVISLPGRIDPLRTSAIVSLHGRLLVRVPFEQPNI from the exons ATGGATCAGAAGGATGTCGAGATGGAGGATGCTGGAAAGATTTTAGAAGATGAAGTGGTGGATGGTAAAGAATGTTTGAAAAAAGACGAGCTTGCTGGTAAAGATGCAGGGGACAGCCCGAAACAAATTGGGCTAGGGCAAGAAGAGGAAGAATATGTAAGTACGATTAGCACAGAGGAGATAAAGACTGACGTAAGTGAGCAGAACTTGCCTCTGGATACGCCACAGGATAGTGAGAAAGAAGTTATCTCAACGGGTGATGAAATCGTTCGTGACACAAATGAGGCTACAGCGACGGCtgatgatgatatgattaatgatagtaagGATGATATTACAGAGACGGCTGATGATGATTGTAAGAACGATGTTACGAATTTGGGTGATGATGATAAGCTTGATAGTAAGAATGATGCAACAGATATGGCCGATGATGATAAGCTTGATAGGAAGAATGATATTACAGAGACGGCTGATGATGATTGTAAGAACGATGTTACGAATTTGGGCGATGATGATAAGCTTGATGATGGTAAGAATGGTGCTACAGTGACACCCGATGATGATAAGATACATGATCATAAGAACAATGCTACAGAAAAAGTTAGTGATGTTAAAATTGACGATAGTAAGAACAGTGTTACAGAAGTGGGTGATGATGATAAGATTGATAAAGGAAAGAACGATGGTACAGAAATGGGTGATGATGATAAGATTGATGATAGTAAAAACGATGCTACGGAAAAGGGTGATAATGATAAGGTTTACGAACGCAAGAGTGATGCTATAGTGATGGCCGGTGATGATAAGAATGATGCAACAGAATTGGGTGATGATGATAAGATTGACGATAGTAAGATTGATGCTACGATGGCGGCTGATGATGATAAAGTTGATGATAGTACAAACAATGCTACAGAAATAGGTCATGATGCTAAGGTTGACGGTAGCAAGACTGATGTTACAGATATGGATGAGGATCGCCATATGATGGAAGAAACTGACTATGATAGTTCTATGAAGCTTCCAGAGAGTAACAATGTGGGAGACAATGCGGGAGATGAAAAACATCAAGAGCTTCCTACACCGAATGCCTTAGTGAATTATTCACCTAGTAAAGTCGAGTATCATAGTGCAAAAACGCCGAAGAGTGAGCTAGAGTACACAAAG ATAGATGAGGGCTATGAATCAGGGACCGCTGAGGAACAAGAAACATTCATGAGAGAGGTGGAAGCCTTCTATAGGGCAAAAGGGATTGAATTTAAGCCTCCAAAGTTTTATGGACAACATTTAAATTGCTTGAA GTTATGGAGGTCCGTTATCAAATTGGGTGGATATGACCGG GTAACTGGATCCAAATGGTGGCGTCAAGTAGGTGAAGCATTCCATCCACCCAA GACGTGCACAACTGTCTCGTGGACATTTCGCATATTCTATGAAAAG GCACTTCTTGAATTCGAAAGGCATAAGGTTCAAACTGGTGAGGTTGAACTACCCCTTGCGATTGCCTACCCAGAGTCCCCTGCCGTTGAAATTGAG ACAAATGGTCATCTGACCCCGGGGTCAGGATCGGGCAGGGCACGGAGGGATGCTGCATCTCGAGCCATGCAGGGTTGGCACTCCCAACGTCTCTTGGGCCTTGGTGAG GAAAAGAATTCACAGAAGCGCGACAAAAGTTTCAAAAGCCTTG GCTCGCTGAAACAAAAGAGACCAAGTGAAGTGGAGCATTCTGTGAAAGCTGCTCGGACTGAAACATCTAGGCA AGTTGTCACCACAGTTGCTGATATCGGTCCTCCAGCTAGTTGGGTAAAAGTAAATGTGCGAGAAACT AAGGATTGCTTTGAGGTGTATGCGTTAGTTCCAGGGCTTCTGCGAGAAGAG GTACGTGTTCAATCAGATCCAGCTGGACGTCTGGTCATCACAGGTCAACCTGAGCAACTTGACAACCCATGGGGTATTACAGCTTTCAAGAAG gtgatcAGCTTACCAGGAAGAATTGACCCACTTCGCACCTCAGCAATTGTCAGCCTACATGGACGGCTCTTGGTTCGTGTGCCTTTTGAGCAGCCAAATATCTAG